One Bradyrhizobium zhanjiangense DNA segment encodes these proteins:
- a CDS encoding NIPSNAP family protein, producing the protein MIYEMRQYRCVPGRLPALLKRFETATLKIWEKLGIRQAGFFTTLIGESHQELTYFLAWESLAEREKKWGAFVADPDWHEAREKSEADGQIVANIVSQILAPTAFSSVK; encoded by the coding sequence ATGATCTACGAAATGCGCCAGTATCGCTGCGTACCCGGCCGCCTGCCGGCATTGCTCAAGCGGTTCGAGACCGCCACGCTGAAGATCTGGGAGAAGCTTGGCATCCGCCAAGCCGGATTCTTCACGACGCTGATCGGCGAGTCCCACCAGGAGCTGACTTACTTCCTGGCATGGGAGTCGCTCGCCGAGCGCGAGAAGAAATGGGGTGCGTTCGTGGCCGACCCAGATTGGCACGAGGCGCGCGAGAAGTCCGAAGCGGACGGCCAGATCGTCGCCAACATCGTGAGCCAAATTCTGGCTCCGACGGCATTCTCTTCAGTCAAATAG
- a CDS encoding tautomerase family protein, with protein MPYVQLNLPGHYPAAAKRKAAEVIGKLYCEELLAPPGVVNIGFVELGCDNLYRTGFAPIETVALAMVDVRAGRSVDQRTRFARRLTEACETHLAVPAAMFTVLFTQHTGDEAYRNGRLAPDWSPDEGQTMLAGSTSRE; from the coding sequence ATGCCTTATGTTCAGTTGAACCTTCCGGGACATTACCCAGCCGCAGCCAAGCGAAAGGCAGCTGAAGTCATCGGCAAACTCTACTGCGAGGAACTACTGGCGCCGCCTGGCGTAGTGAACATCGGCTTTGTTGAGCTGGGGTGCGACAATCTTTATCGCACAGGCTTCGCGCCGATTGAGACGGTGGCGCTCGCGATGGTGGACGTCAGGGCAGGACGCAGCGTCGATCAGCGGACGCGGTTCGCTCGCAGACTGACCGAGGCCTGCGAAACCCATCTCGCCGTCCCTGCTGCGATGTTCACCGTCCTCTTCACGCAGCACACAGGTGACGAGGCTTATCGAAACGGGCGCCTAGCCCCTGACTGGTCGCCGGACGAGGGCCAGACCATGCTTGCCGGCTCAACGTCCAGGGAATGA
- a CDS encoding IclR family transcriptional regulator domain-containing protein, producing MASSKQRYHRPIAEEKLNRNFVTAFARGLTVIQSFGAENRAMTLAQVAERTGMDRAVARRLLLTLVELGFARLHERRFELTTRVLRLAYSFLSSAGLGASLQPFLDEFARSIGETVSLAVLDEADVVFVARSDIPGRRLSYVVTTGMRLPAFSSASGRMLLAYKPRAEVERLLSRTRIIRHTRHTIMLKREILSLIADSKVKGYCINYQELEDDLVSVSVPVLNRAGFVVATLNASTSSARANREKLAGEFVNKLKKMAGELSGMLP from the coding sequence TTGGCATCGTCGAAACAGAGGTATCATCGGCCGATTGCGGAGGAGAAACTGAACCGGAATTTCGTAACGGCTTTTGCGCGCGGACTTACGGTTATCCAGTCGTTCGGCGCCGAGAACAGGGCCATGACGCTGGCGCAGGTCGCCGAACGTACCGGGATGGACCGGGCTGTGGCACGTCGCCTCCTCCTTACACTGGTGGAGCTTGGCTTCGCTCGCCTGCATGAGCGTCGCTTCGAGCTGACAACACGCGTTCTCCGGCTCGCCTACTCGTTTCTGTCCTCCGCCGGTCTTGGCGCCTCCCTGCAGCCATTTCTGGATGAGTTCGCTCGTTCGATCGGCGAGACGGTCTCGCTCGCCGTCCTGGATGAGGCCGATGTGGTATTCGTTGCGCGGTCCGACATTCCCGGCCGACGCCTCTCTTATGTGGTCACCACGGGCATGCGGCTGCCGGCATTCTCCTCTGCGTCCGGGCGAATGCTGCTCGCCTACAAGCCGCGCGCGGAAGTGGAGCGTCTGTTATCCCGCACCAGGATCATCCGACACACGCGACACACGATCATGCTGAAGCGCGAGATCCTTTCACTCATCGCCGATAGCAAGGTGAAGGGCTATTGCATCAATTACCAAGAGTTGGAGGATGACCTGGTCAGCGTCTCGGTGCCGGTGTTAAACCGGGCCGGTTTTGTCGTCGCGACGCTCAATGCAAGCACCAGCTCCGCACGCGCTAATAGGGAGAAATTGGCTGGAGAATTTGTCAACAAACTGAAGAAGATGGCCGGCGAGCTTTCGGGGATGCTACCGTAG
- a CDS encoding FAD-dependent oxidoreductase — MTIGSSEVLQRAGRLSPVRSGDHFDIVVAGGGASGLMATVSAARQGARVLVVETSGCFGGAGTTSMVAQWLGFYNGETCAVGGLPMEFAERVIARGGSNGFENYVLAEATVRPLHLKRLPFNPEIAKLVADELVLESGASALVHARICGASLGDDRVTGVQIETSGGRLDVGASCFVDATGDAVVARHAGAPLTDVETGRHRMGMSLVFRLSHVDVAGFRALSRQEKRAIALEGMAAGELFWDVLSVSPVGTSDAICLMSHLDGLDNLDPNDLTKAEFIGRYQVGRIAGFLKRRMPGFAACELAGIASHIGVRESVRLVGDHLLTEQDVVDATPFEDAIALGCGPLDIHEEDGKLRLFMPAQPFEIPARSMTCISVKNLVVTGRAISATREANGAIRHQATAMALGQAAGHLAAHAGAYDWDVRAVPHGSVQKSLTATGALPSRGHLPAATAVS, encoded by the coding sequence ATGACGATCGGTAGCAGCGAGGTATTGCAAAGAGCCGGCCGGCTTTCCCCGGTCCGATCGGGCGATCATTTTGATATCGTGGTAGCCGGCGGGGGAGCTTCCGGTCTAATGGCGACGGTGTCTGCCGCCAGGCAGGGTGCACGCGTCTTGGTCGTGGAAACATCCGGCTGCTTCGGTGGCGCGGGCACAACATCGATGGTGGCGCAGTGGCTCGGCTTCTACAATGGCGAGACATGCGCCGTCGGCGGCCTGCCCATGGAATTCGCCGAGCGGGTGATCGCCCGGGGCGGATCTAACGGCTTTGAAAATTACGTGCTGGCGGAAGCCACCGTGCGTCCCCTTCACCTGAAGCGCCTTCCGTTCAATCCCGAAATCGCGAAGCTCGTAGCCGATGAGCTCGTCCTGGAGAGCGGAGCGTCTGCGTTGGTTCACGCCCGTATTTGCGGCGCCTCCCTAGGCGATGACCGCGTGACAGGGGTGCAGATCGAAACGTCGGGTGGACGGCTCGATGTGGGTGCGAGTTGCTTTGTCGACGCAACCGGGGATGCGGTCGTTGCGCGCCACGCAGGAGCGCCCTTGACGGATGTGGAGACGGGCCGGCATCGCATGGGAATGAGCCTCGTCTTTCGATTGTCGCATGTCGATGTCGCTGGCTTTCGCGCTCTCTCAAGGCAGGAAAAGCGCGCGATCGCTCTTGAGGGCATGGCCGCAGGTGAGCTGTTCTGGGACGTCCTGTCGGTCTCGCCGGTAGGTACGTCTGACGCCATCTGCCTGATGAGCCATCTGGATGGGCTCGATAATCTCGATCCCAACGATCTGACCAAGGCGGAGTTCATCGGACGCTATCAGGTCGGTCGCATCGCCGGCTTCCTCAAGCGGAGAATGCCGGGATTTGCAGCTTGCGAGCTGGCTGGAATTGCAAGCCATATCGGTGTGCGAGAAAGTGTTCGGCTCGTCGGCGACCATCTGCTTACGGAGCAGGATGTGGTCGATGCCACCCCATTTGAAGATGCGATAGCGCTGGGGTGCGGGCCTTTGGATATACATGAGGAGGACGGCAAGCTCCGGCTGTTCATGCCTGCGCAGCCATTCGAGATTCCCGCGCGCAGCATGACCTGCATTTCGGTCAAGAATCTCGTCGTCACTGGTCGCGCCATCTCGGCGACCCGGGAGGCGAATGGGGCGATCCGGCACCAAGCCACGGCCATGGCGCTGGGCCAGGCCGCCGGCCACCTGGCGGCTCATGCCGGGGCGTACGACTGGGACGTGCGGGCGGTGCCGCACGGGAGTGTTCAGAAAAGTCTGACTGCAACAGGGGCCTTGCCGTCGCGTGGCCATCTGCCGGCGGCAACTGCAGTTAGCTGA
- a CDS encoding alpha/beta hydrolase — protein sequence MRAPLQYNRRTCLPVLAATVAGALSGKAVAAPASRNTFALVHGAWFGGWCWTGVADYLRCRGHRVFTPSLTGLGDRAHLAGHSVTLSTHVDDVIDVIDAEELKDVILVAHSYAGVPCAMVAERISDRIRQLVFLDSVLPEDGKPLSTLSSSKVWEARIAAARATPANAFPPPPIVAFGVTDALQVGWLERQLRPQPIGTYLEASHLTKPVGAGLGTIYLSCEAPAMAAIDPFRARARQQQGWCFQAIPSSHACMVTAPELTGETLERLAP from the coding sequence ATGCGCGCCCCTTTGCAATACAATCGTCGGACATGCCTCCCCGTGCTTGCCGCGACGGTCGCCGGCGCTCTCTCAGGCAAGGCTGTTGCCGCACCGGCATCCCGGAACACTTTCGCTCTCGTTCATGGCGCCTGGTTCGGTGGGTGGTGCTGGACCGGCGTTGCCGACTATCTCCGCTGCAGAGGTCATCGCGTGTTCACCCCAAGTCTCACCGGCCTTGGAGATCGCGCGCACCTGGCTGGCCACAGCGTCACGCTTTCGACCCACGTCGACGATGTTATCGATGTCATTGACGCCGAGGAACTGAAGGACGTCATCCTAGTCGCGCACAGCTATGCGGGCGTACCCTGCGCCATGGTGGCCGAGCGGATCAGCGACAGGATCCGGCAGCTTGTGTTCCTTGATTCGGTCCTGCCGGAGGATGGAAAGCCGCTGTCGACCCTGTCGTCGTCAAAAGTCTGGGAAGCGCGCATAGCGGCGGCTCGGGCCACCCCGGCGAACGCATTCCCACCACCGCCGATCGTCGCATTCGGTGTGACCGACGCACTTCAGGTTGGTTGGCTTGAGAGGCAGTTGCGGCCACAGCCGATCGGCACGTACCTCGAAGCGTCCCACTTGACCAAGCCGGTCGGGGCAGGCCTCGGCACGATTTATTTGAGTTGCGAAGCGCCGGCGATGGCGGCGATCGACCCGTTCCGGGCGCGTGCACGACAACAACAGGGCTGGTGTTTCCAGGCCATCCCGTCGTCGCACGCCTGCATGGTGACCGCGCCGGAGCTGACCGGCGAGACGCTGGAGAGGCTCGCCCCATGA
- a CDS encoding MFS transporter, with protein MSASTGLTDAEAGASATASAEPKSSYRWVVLSVVFAAFLVTFLDRLAWANANLMASTSLDIPIATLGLYVTAFYTGYVIASGLAGFVTDRIGSRLMLFFALAPLAACTFLFGLTSSFAMGLVLQALMGLFAGADYAACVKVVADWFGRTERGRALGLFSTAPSIGVAAANAIFPMLLGVIGWRALYWGLGGVTVLVAVICLFLLTDLAPAGAGERKLQTPDQVTWRRGFLALWTDRNLVLIAFAGFGANWGTWGFAFWATALMIRGYQLSPVDAGVIALIFGIAAAVSKPLYGLLSDVLGGKRRNLVICDLLAFAAMLMVFGMMHTKSGFLLAAPLLGLTAVVYSPLLAAMITERVDMRLTATATGMINALWQLGSVIVPGVVGVVFAATGSFLAAFAILAAGPLIGTLCMFAVDER; from the coding sequence ATGAGCGCATCTACGGGGCTCACGGATGCAGAAGCTGGCGCGTCAGCAACTGCCTCCGCCGAGCCGAAATCCTCCTACAGATGGGTAGTCCTTTCGGTCGTTTTTGCCGCTTTCCTGGTGACCTTCCTCGACCGGCTGGCATGGGCGAATGCCAATCTCATGGCCAGCACATCACTGGACATTCCGATCGCAACACTTGGGCTATATGTGACGGCCTTCTACACCGGCTACGTGATCGCGAGCGGCCTTGCAGGCTTCGTAACCGACCGTATCGGGTCGCGACTGATGCTGTTTTTCGCGCTCGCGCCGCTTGCCGCGTGCACGTTTCTGTTCGGTTTGACCAGTTCATTTGCGATGGGGCTCGTGTTGCAGGCCCTGATGGGCCTGTTCGCCGGCGCCGATTACGCGGCTTGCGTCAAGGTCGTGGCCGATTGGTTCGGCCGGACCGAGCGCGGCCGGGCGCTTGGTCTGTTTTCGACGGCGCCTTCGATCGGCGTCGCTGCCGCAAACGCGATCTTTCCGATGCTGCTGGGCGTCATTGGTTGGCGTGCGCTCTATTGGGGCCTCGGTGGCGTCACTGTGCTCGTTGCCGTGATCTGCCTGTTCCTGTTGACTGACTTGGCGCCAGCGGGGGCCGGCGAGCGCAAGTTGCAGACGCCGGATCAGGTGACCTGGCGCCGCGGATTTTTGGCACTGTGGACCGACAGGAACCTCGTCCTGATTGCATTTGCCGGCTTTGGCGCCAATTGGGGCACATGGGGATTTGCGTTCTGGGCGACGGCGCTGATGATCCGCGGCTATCAGCTCAGTCCGGTGGACGCGGGCGTGATCGCCCTGATCTTTGGCATCGCGGCTGCAGTCTCAAAGCCCCTCTATGGACTCCTCTCGGACGTGCTGGGCGGCAAGCGCCGCAATCTCGTCATCTGCGACCTTCTAGCATTCGCCGCGATGCTGATGGTGTTCGGTATGATGCACACGAAAAGCGGATTCCTGCTCGCTGCGCCGCTCCTTGGGTTGACTGCCGTGGTCTACAGCCCGCTGCTTGCCGCCATGATCACCGAGAGGGTGGACATGCGGTTAACGGCGACCGCAACTGGCATGATCAATGCTCTCTGGCAGCTCGGAAGCGTGATCGTTCCAGGCGTTGTCGGCGTGGTGTTCGCCGCAACCGGCTCGTTTTTGGCGGCCTTTGCCATCCTTGCGGCTGGACCGCTCATCGGGACCTTGTGCATGTTTGCGGTCGACGAACGATGA
- a CDS encoding SDR family oxidoreductase, whose translation MSGVDFAGRIAVIPGGWGGIGQAVRARLSAGGATVMVWDVVDGADERIDLTDEAAVNDAMARLIARFGRIDILVNAAGITGPTVNIEHYGLAEWRRVLDVNLTSTFLCCKAAVASMRRQNAGRIVNLASIAGKEGNAGMTGYSAAKAGVIALTKSLGKELAQTEIRVNAVAPAVIATDLVKQMSEDAYRGVLAKIPLGRAGRPEEVAALVAWLASDECSFSTGAVFDLSGGRATY comes from the coding sequence ATGAGCGGTGTCGATTTCGCGGGGCGCATCGCCGTCATTCCCGGCGGGTGGGGCGGCATCGGCCAAGCTGTGCGCGCTCGCCTCTCCGCCGGCGGCGCGACCGTGATGGTCTGGGACGTCGTCGATGGTGCCGATGAGCGGATCGATCTCACCGACGAAGCCGCTGTCAACGACGCGATGGCGCGCTTGATCGCAAGGTTCGGCCGCATCGACATCCTCGTCAATGCCGCCGGCATCACCGGTCCCACGGTCAACATCGAACATTATGGCCTCGCCGAATGGCGCCGCGTGCTCGATGTGAACCTCACCAGCACCTTCCTCTGCTGCAAGGCCGCCGTGGCCTCGATGCGGCGCCAGAACGCCGGACGTATCGTCAATCTGGCGTCGATCGCCGGAAAGGAAGGCAACGCCGGAATGACCGGATATTCCGCGGCCAAAGCGGGCGTGATCGCGTTGACGAAGTCCCTCGGCAAGGAATTGGCGCAGACCGAGATTCGGGTCAACGCGGTTGCGCCCGCGGTGATCGCGACCGATCTGGTCAAGCAGATGTCGGAAGACGCCTATCGCGGCGTGCTGGCCAAGATCCCGCTCGGACGGGCCGGTCGGCCCGAGGAGGTTGCCGCGCTGGTCGCGTGGCTGGCCTCCGATGAGTGCTCGTTCTCGACTGGCGCCGTCTTCGATCTTTCCGGGGGGCGCGCAACGTATTGA
- a CDS encoding sugar phosphate isomerase/epimerase family protein, giving the protein MPHIYSLAYLTSAPMAPPDALVLAQKLGYQAIGIRIAPAAPDGDFSPLATDPAILRETIRRIDDTGVPVFDVEIARLGADFAPDHFAPFLETAGRLKARAILVAGDDPNETRLTESFAKFCRVAAPYGLTADLEFMPWTAVKNAKAALRIVTNAGEPNGRVLVDALHAARSATTLDDIASLPRHLQSYAQLCDAPAGIPATDAELIHTARCARLLPGDGGIDLDGIVRVLPDDLPLSLEIPNDEWLPKLGAEEWGRRALAAARRIVANATDRKASA; this is encoded by the coding sequence ATGCCACACATTTATTCGCTCGCCTATCTGACCTCGGCACCGATGGCGCCACCCGACGCGCTGGTGCTCGCCCAAAAGCTCGGCTACCAGGCGATCGGAATCCGCATCGCGCCCGCCGCCCCCGACGGCGACTTCTCGCCGCTGGCGACGGATCCCGCCATTCTGCGCGAGACCATCCGTCGCATTGACGACACCGGCGTGCCGGTGTTCGACGTCGAGATCGCGCGGCTGGGCGCGGATTTCGCGCCCGATCACTTCGCGCCGTTCCTGGAAACTGCGGGCAGATTGAAGGCGCGCGCGATCCTCGTCGCCGGCGACGATCCGAACGAGACGCGCCTGACGGAATCGTTCGCGAAATTCTGTCGGGTAGCGGCGCCTTACGGCCTCACCGCCGATCTCGAATTCATGCCGTGGACGGCCGTGAAGAACGCAAAGGCCGCGCTGCGGATCGTGACCAATGCAGGTGAGCCGAATGGCCGCGTGCTGGTGGATGCGCTGCATGCCGCGCGCTCGGCCACCACGCTCGACGACATCGCAAGCCTGCCGCGCCATCTGCAGAGCTACGCCCAGCTCTGCGATGCCCCCGCGGGCATTCCTGCCACCGACGCCGAGCTGATCCACACCGCCCGCTGCGCCCGGCTGCTCCCCGGCGACGGTGGCATCGATCTCGACGGGATCGTCCGGGTGTTGCCGGACGATCTGCCGCTCAGCCTGGAAATTCCCAACGACGAGTGGCTCCCCAAGCTCGGAGCCGAGGAATGGGGCCGGCGCGCACTGGCCGCCGCCCGCAGAATTGTCGCCAACGCGACAGACAGGAAGGCAAGCGCATGA
- a CDS encoding NIPSNAP family protein, with protein sequence MLYEIATLTVKLGTATKAAAGIGDYVSAPGANGTLLGCWVSEIGDLNQFLVLRSFSDHEAWRAERERALRTTNPFGAGEAITGMSFDTYAPFPFLPPLAPGKYGSVYEIRTYRLKHGGVAPTIAAWEAAIPERIKLSPLSIAMYALDGAPRFTHIWPFASLDARAAVRAESVAKGVWPPKGGPDWLTGDMRSIIALPTAISPLA encoded by the coding sequence ATGCTCTACGAGATCGCAACGCTGACGGTGAAACTCGGCACCGCGACCAAGGCCGCGGCCGGCATCGGCGACTACGTCAGCGCACCGGGCGCTAATGGCACGCTGCTCGGCTGCTGGGTCAGCGAGATCGGCGATCTCAACCAGTTCCTGGTGCTGCGCTCGTTCAGCGATCACGAGGCGTGGCGCGCCGAGCGCGAGCGTGCATTGCGTACGACAAATCCCTTCGGAGCCGGCGAGGCCATCACCGGGATGAGCTTCGATACCTATGCGCCGTTTCCGTTCCTGCCGCCGCTCGCGCCGGGCAAGTATGGCAGCGTCTACGAGATCCGCACATATCGCCTCAAGCACGGCGGTGTCGCTCCGACGATCGCGGCGTGGGAAGCCGCAATACCCGAGCGCATCAAGCTGTCGCCGCTGTCGATCGCCATGTATGCGCTCGACGGGGCGCCGCGCTTCACCCATATCTGGCCGTTCGCGAGCCTGGATGCGCGCGCCGCGGTGCGCGCCGAGTCCGTCGCCAAGGGCGTGTGGCCCCCGAAGGGCGGACCCGATTGGCTGACCGGCGACATGCGCTCGATCATTGCGCTGCCGACCGCGATCTCTCCGCTGGCTTGA
- a CDS encoding FAD-dependent oxidoreductase, with the protein MTGDHNLDCDLLVIGSGAGGLASAVTGASLGLDVILIEKEAQLGGTTAWSGGWMWIPRNPLAKAAGIVEPPEQPKLYLRHELADGYDTSRVEMFLEQGPRMVEFFQRETHLAFIDGNQIPDFHGKSPGAVTGGRSVCAAPIDGRELGPRIRDLKPPLDEVAPFGMGIASGADLRHFLNARSSPTSFFHVARRLARHMLDMLRFGRGMHLVNGNALVARLLKSADSLGVRIMPATPAQSLLREGARVVGARAERDGAALEIRARRGVVLACGGFPHDTQRKAALFAHAPTGNEHWSAAPASNTGEGIRLGEAVGGRVRTDLSDAGAWAPVSLVPHRDGSRGHFPHLIERAKPGLIMVRSDGNRFANEADSYHDMMKALFAATPKGMPAEAWAICDAKFLKRYGLGRVRPPPFPVAPWLRNGYLKRGANIAALAQACGISVDGLTATIERYNHFAARGEDPAFGRGDTPYNCVQGDAAHQPNPCVAPITSGPFYAVKIVAGSLGTFAGLATDEYGRVLDGQATPIHGLYAVGNDMASIMAGRYPSGGITLGPAMTFGYIAAHHAGGIPLANNRSAAA; encoded by the coding sequence TTGACCGGCGACCATAATCTCGACTGCGATCTGCTCGTCATCGGCTCGGGCGCGGGCGGCCTGGCGTCGGCGGTCACCGGCGCCTCGCTCGGTCTCGACGTGATCCTGATCGAGAAGGAAGCGCAGCTTGGCGGCACTACGGCCTGGTCGGGCGGCTGGATGTGGATTCCGCGCAATCCGCTGGCGAAGGCCGCCGGGATCGTCGAGCCCCCCGAGCAGCCGAAACTCTATCTGCGGCACGAACTCGCCGACGGCTATGACACGAGCCGGGTCGAGATGTTCCTCGAGCAGGGCCCGCGCATGGTCGAGTTCTTCCAGCGCGAGACCCATCTCGCCTTCATTGACGGCAATCAGATTCCGGATTTTCACGGCAAGAGCCCGGGTGCGGTGACCGGCGGCCGCTCGGTCTGCGCCGCGCCGATCGACGGTCGCGAGCTCGGCCCGCGTATCCGCGATCTCAAGCCGCCTCTGGATGAAGTGGCCCCATTCGGAATGGGCATCGCCTCAGGTGCCGATCTCAGGCACTTCCTCAACGCCCGCTCGTCGCCGACATCGTTCTTCCACGTCGCCCGCCGGCTGGCGCGGCACATGCTCGACATGCTGCGCTTCGGTCGCGGCATGCATCTCGTCAACGGCAATGCCCTGGTGGCACGGCTGCTGAAATCCGCCGATAGCCTCGGCGTCCGCATCATGCCGGCGACGCCCGCGCAATCGCTGTTACGGGAGGGGGCTCGCGTTGTGGGCGCCCGCGCCGAGCGTGACGGCGCAGCGCTCGAGATTCGCGCCCGCCGCGGCGTGGTACTCGCCTGCGGCGGCTTTCCGCACGACACGCAACGGAAGGCTGCGCTATTTGCGCATGCGCCGACCGGCAACGAGCATTGGTCGGCGGCGCCGGCGAGCAACACAGGCGAAGGCATCCGCCTCGGCGAAGCCGTCGGCGGGCGGGTCCGAACCGATCTCTCCGATGCCGGAGCCTGGGCGCCGGTATCGCTGGTGCCGCATCGCGACGGCTCGCGCGGTCACTTTCCGCATCTGATCGAGCGCGCCAAACCCGGGCTGATCATGGTCCGCAGCGACGGGAATCGCTTTGCCAACGAGGCGGACTCCTATCACGACATGATGAAGGCGCTGTTTGCCGCCACGCCGAAGGGCATGCCCGCGGAGGCCTGGGCGATCTGCGATGCAAAATTCCTCAAGCGCTACGGTCTCGGCCGCGTACGTCCCCCACCCTTCCCGGTCGCGCCCTGGCTTCGCAACGGCTATCTCAAGCGCGGCGCGAACATTGCGGCGCTTGCGCAGGCCTGCGGGATTTCCGTCGACGGGCTCACAGCGACGATCGAGCGCTACAATCACTTCGCAGCGCGCGGCGAAGACCCCGCCTTCGGGCGCGGCGACACGCCCTACAATTGCGTGCAGGGCGACGCAGCGCATCAGCCGAACCCGTGCGTGGCTCCGATCACATCCGGTCCGTTCTATGCGGTGAAGATCGTGGCCGGCAGCCTCGGGACCTTCGCAGGCCTCGCCACCGACGAATATGGCCGCGTGCTCGATGGGCAGGCCACGCCGATCCACGGTCTCTATGCCGTCGGCAACGACATGGCGAGCATCATGGCCGGGCGGTATCCGTCGGGCGGCATTACGCTCGGTCCAGCCATGACCTTCGGCTACATCGCCGCGCACCATGCCGGCGGAATTCCACTCGCGAACAACCGGTCGGCCGCGGCCTGA